A single genomic interval of Microbacterium sp. LWO14-1.2 harbors:
- a CDS encoding ABC transporter substrate-binding protein translates to MGLSQRSRRYAPIALLGVAGIALAGCGAPGAPGGGSGGDGGGDNTVTIYGTIVDSEAELLQESWKDWAEENDITIKYEGSQDFETQLGTRAQGGNPPDIAIFPQPGLFADFANRDYLKPAPEEVEKNANEYWTEDWVNYGTVDGTFYGAPLMANVKGWIWYSPAKFAEWGVEVPTTLDEMQALTDTIQAKTGTPAWCAGFESGTATGWPGTDWVEDYVLRQAGPDVYDQWVTNEIPFTDPQIKTAFDSVGSILLNPSNVNAGFGDVRSINSTAFGDVAPALAEGTCALTHQASFLSGFFPEGTEIAEDGDVWAFMLPGESADDKAVTGAGEIVGAFTDKEATQKVLAYLSSPEWANSRVSLGGVTSANNGLDPANAKDPILQETIKILQDPDTTFRFDASDLMPGAVGAGTFWKGIVAWVNGTSTDEVLTQIETGWPSS, encoded by the coding sequence ATGGGTCTGTCACAGCGTTCTCGGCGTTACGCGCCGATCGCCCTCCTGGGTGTCGCGGGCATCGCGCTCGCGGGCTGCGGTGCTCCCGGCGCACCGGGCGGCGGCAGCGGCGGCGACGGCGGCGGAGACAACACCGTCACGATCTACGGCACGATCGTCGACTCCGAGGCCGAACTCCTCCAGGAGTCCTGGAAGGACTGGGCCGAGGAGAACGACATCACCATCAAGTACGAGGGCAGCCAGGACTTCGAGACGCAGCTCGGCACCCGCGCCCAGGGCGGCAACCCGCCGGACATCGCGATCTTCCCGCAGCCGGGTCTGTTCGCGGACTTCGCGAACCGCGACTACCTGAAGCCCGCGCCCGAAGAGGTCGAGAAGAACGCCAACGAGTACTGGACCGAGGACTGGGTCAACTACGGCACCGTCGACGGCACCTTCTACGGCGCGCCTCTGATGGCGAACGTCAAGGGCTGGATCTGGTACTCGCCGGCGAAGTTCGCCGAGTGGGGCGTCGAGGTCCCGACGACCCTCGACGAGATGCAGGCGCTCACCGACACGATCCAGGCGAAGACCGGAACCCCCGCATGGTGCGCCGGCTTCGAGTCCGGCACGGCCACGGGATGGCCGGGCACCGACTGGGTCGAGGACTACGTGCTCCGTCAGGCCGGTCCCGACGTGTATGACCAGTGGGTGACCAACGAGATCCCGTTCACAGACCCGCAGATCAAGACCGCCTTCGACTCGGTGGGCTCGATCCTGCTCAACCCGTCGAACGTGAACGCGGGCTTCGGCGACGTGCGCTCGATCAACTCGACCGCGTTCGGCGACGTGGCTCCGGCGCTGGCCGAGGGCACGTGCGCGCTGACGCACCAGGCCTCGTTCCTGTCGGGCTTCTTCCCGGAGGGCACCGAGATCGCCGAGGACGGCGACGTCTGGGCGTTCATGCTCCCGGGCGAGTCCGCTGACGACAAGGCCGTCACCGGCGCCGGTGAGATCGTCGGTGCCTTCACCGACAAGGAGGCGACGCAGAAGGTCCTCGCGTACCTGTCGAGCCCCGAGTGGGCCAACAGCCGCGTGAGCCTCGGCGGCGTCACCTCGGCCAACAACGGCCTCGACCCGGCGAACGCGAAGGACCCGATCCTGCAGGAGACCATCAAGATCCTCCAGGACCCGGACACCACGTTCCGCTTCGACGCGAGCGACCTCATGCCCGGTGCCGTCGGCGCCGGCACGTTCTGGAAGGGGATCGTGGCCTGGGTCAACGGCACCTCGACCGACGAGGTGCTCACGCAGATCGAGACCGGCTGGCCGTCCAGCTGA